One segment of Carya illinoinensis cultivar Pawnee chromosome 13, C.illinoinensisPawnee_v1, whole genome shotgun sequence DNA contains the following:
- the LOC122290895 gene encoding uncharacterized protein LOC122290895 yields the protein MAGALVPQSLTDGVYFISMLDGTNFSDWKDSVQFTLGYMDLDYALRVEQPPVATDMDAQEVIKNCQWWERSNRLSLMLIKSRMSKSIRGSIGDCTTIKELMQAIEEQFVHSDKVLASTLIRQFTTKVFDSSKGMHAYITEMRDMISQLKGLKIEISEPFLVHFILDSLSSECGLFKISYNIHKENWSVTDLLTMCVQEEEMMKHNRPESVNMVVNDKVKTEKG from the exons ATGGCCGGAG CTCTTGTACCACAATCCTTAACTgatggtgtttattttatttcaatgcTTGATGGCACTAATTTTTCTGATTGGAAAGATTCAGTTCAATTTACCTTGGGGTATATGGACCTTGATTATGCACTCCGTGTGGAGCAACCACCTGTTGCCACGGATATGGATGCACAGGAAGTTATTAAAAATTGCCAATGGTGGGAGCGATCGAATCGCCTAAGTCTAATGCTCATAAAATCTCGCATGAGTAAGAGCATTAGAGGTTCTATTGGTGATTGCACTACAATTAAGGAATTAATGCAGGCAATTGAGGAACAGTTTGTTCACTCTGACAAGGTTTTAGCTAGTACTCTTATCAGACAATTCACTACTAAAGTCTTTGACAGTTCTAAGGGTATGCATGCATACATTACAGAAATGAGAGACATGATTTCTCAACTTAAGGGCTTAAAGATAGAGATATCTGAGCCATTCTTGGTCCATTTCATCCTTGACTCACTGTCATCTGAGTGTGGACTTTTCAAGATCTCTTATAACATACATAAGGAAAACTGGTCAGTTACGGATCTTCTGACCATGTGTGTGCAAGAAGAGGAAATGATGAAGCATAATCGACCTGAAAGTGTAAATATGGTCGTGAATGATAAAGTTAAGACCGAGAAGGGCTAA